The DNA window CGATGCGGTCAGCCTGGAAGAGAACCTCCACGGCGTCCTCTCCCGCTTGCAGGCGATCGGCGGATTCTCCGCCACCTACCTTGGGCGCGCCAACGGCCAGATGGAAACGTCCGTGGCGCTCGATCTTCCGCCGGACTATGACCCGCGCCCGCGCCCCTGGTACCAGCAGGCGCTCGACAGCGACGTCACGGTAGTCACGCCGCCCTACCAGGATGCCAGCACCGACCAGTTGATCCTCACCTTCGCCCGCGCGGCGCGGGATGGCGGCACGCTGCTCGGCGTGGTCGGCGGCGATATCGCGTTGGATACGATCGTCGCCGAGGTGGGCTCGATCCACCCTACCGAACACAGTTTCGCGCTGCTGGTCGATGGCCAGGGGCGGATCATCGCCGGGCGCGATTCGTCGCTTGCGCTGACACCCTTCGCCGAGCTGGCGCCCGGCTTCGACCCTTCCAGCCGCCAGGGAGAGGCTCTGATCGAGGGCCGGCAGCGGCTGCTGCATGCCGAATCGGTACCGGGTACCGACTGGCGGCTCTACCTAGTGCTGGATCTGAACGACGCCGCCAGCGGAGCGCGCAGCGTGCTCACCGGCATGCTCGTGGTGGCTGTGCTCGCCGCGTCGCTCGGTGGGCTTTTGCTCTGGGCGGTGCTCAAGCCGATCTTCCGGCGCTTGGACGAAGTGCGCAGCGAACTCGAGGAGCTCGCCTCCGGCGACAGCGACCTGACCCGCAGGCTGCCCGCTGGCGGGCATGACGAGGTAGCGCGAATCGCACGTGCATTCAACGCCTTCATCGACCGTATCCATGGCTTGATGATCGAGGTCCGGGGCAGCAGCTCCCGCGTCGCTGGAGCGGCGGTGGAGATGTCGAGCGCTGGCGAGGAGCTGTCGCGTCGCAGCGAACAGTCGGCAGCCAGCCTCGAGCAATCCGCAGCGGCAATGGAGCAGCTCTCCTCGACGCTCGAGCAGTCGGCGGATTCCGCCGTGCGCGCACGCAGGCTCGCCGACGGCGCTGGGGAAGCCGCGAAACGCGGCACCGAGGAGGTCGCCCGCGTGGTCGAGACGATGGACGACATCGGCCGGGCGGCGGCACAGATTTCCGGCATCGTCGAAGTGATCGACGGTATCGCCTTCCAGACCAACCTGCTGGCGCTCAATGCCTCGGTGGAGGCGGCGAGAGCGGGTGAGCAGGGCCGTGGGTTCTCGGTGGTCGCCGAGGAAGTCCGGCGGCTCGCCGCACGCAGCCTCGAGGCGGCCAAGGATATCCGCGCCTTGATCACCACCTCGGGCGAGCGTGCCGCGAGTGGCGCGGAGCGGGTCACCCACGCGCGCGAGGCGATCGATGCCATCGTCGCCCAGGTCGTGGAGGTCAACGGCGTGGTCCGCGAGATCAGCATTGCACTGCGAGAACAGAGCAACGGCGTCCATGAGGTCAATCAGGCGGTCACCCAGCTCGATGGTGCGACGCAGGAAAACGCACGCCAGGTCGAGTCATCGAGCCACGCGGCGGCGCAGCTGCGCGACGAGGCGACCCGGCTGGCCGAACTGGTCGGTGGTTTCCGGCTCGATGCCGGCGGCGCGGGAGTGAGGGCGGTGCTTGGCTCGAGTTGAGCGCAGGTAGGTGAGTCCTCTGCTCCAATTGACATTTTATCTCATTTGCGCTTAAGTGCTGGGCTCATCGTCAGTCACTTTTCCTCCTCCGCCTCGCCACGCCCGTGCCGCCATTCGGCGCCGGCGTCGGCGGGGCGAGTCAGTCAGTGCAAAGGAGCTTCCATGCTCGCTCGTCCCCTCGGGCGCTTCGCCGCGGCCATCCTCGTCCCGATCACGCTGCTCTTCACCGGGCAGGTGCTGGCCGCCGATGGGCAATTGCGTACGCTCGACACCGCCCACGGCGAGATACAGGTGCCGGCCCACCCGCAGCGGGTGGTGACGCTCTATGAAGCGGCGCTCGATGCCACGCTCGCGGTCGGGGTCGAGCCGCTTGGCGCGGTGGCCACCCGAGGTGGCACCGATGTGGCCGACTACATCGCCGACCGTGCCCAAGGGGTGGCGATCGTCGGCGGCCCGCGGGAGATCAATCTCGAAGAGGTGCTGCGCCAGCGACCGGACCTGATCCTCGCCAGCCCCTTCCTCGCCGAGGCCGACTATCAGCGGCTCAGTCGCATCGCGCCGACCGTCGTGCCCAAGCACGACGCCGAGCGCCCCTTCGGCGACGACTACTGGCGCAAGGAGAGCGAGCTGTTCGCTGACGCGCTCGGCCGACACGACCAGATCGAGGCGGTGTTCGAGCAGCTCGACCAGCGCATCGAACGGCTGCGCCAGCAACTCAGCCCTGAGGGGGATGTGAGGGTGACGCTGATGCGCTGGAACCCGCAGGGGCCGATCGTGATGTCGGACAAGGTCTTCGCCGGCGACGTGCTTCGGCGCTTGGGCTTCGTCGCGCCGGAGATCGCCCAGACGCTGAGCTCCCGACCACACACCGACATGCTCAGTCTCGAGAACCTCGGCCGCGCAGACGGCGACTGGCTGCTGCTCGCGACCCTCAACGCCGAGGGGCGTGACGCCTTGGCCGCGGCGCAGCGCCAGCCCGCGTTCCAACGGCTCGAGGCGGTCAGGAACGGCCACGTGCTGACGGTCGATGGCCAGCTGTGGACCAGCGCCGCCGGGCCGCTCGCCGCT is part of the Halotalea alkalilenta genome and encodes:
- a CDS encoding ABC transporter substrate-binding protein, giving the protein MLARPLGRFAAAILVPITLLFTGQVLAADGQLRTLDTAHGEIQVPAHPQRVVTLYEAALDATLAVGVEPLGAVATRGGTDVADYIADRAQGVAIVGGPREINLEEVLRQRPDLILASPFLAEADYQRLSRIAPTVVPKHDAERPFGDDYWRKESELFADALGRHDQIEAVFEQLDQRIERLRQQLSPEGDVRVTLMRWNPQGPIVMSDKVFAGDVLRRLGFVAPEIAQTLSSRPHTDMLSLENLGRADGDWLLLATLNAEGRDALAAAQRQPAFQRLEAVRNGHVLTVDGQLWTSAAGPLAAERILDQIEEKMLGEPAADIAAQ
- a CDS encoding methyl-accepting chemotaxis protein, whose amino-acid sequence is MRLSLRLRILICALLILLSTLTISSAFTYVQLNRESRSDIERNLETLSRAYALAFSEWIEHRSNTIGAIDAVSLEENLHGVLSRLQAIGGFSATYLGRANGQMETSVALDLPPDYDPRPRPWYQQALDSDVTVVTPPYQDASTDQLILTFARAARDGGTLLGVVGGDIALDTIVAEVGSIHPTEHSFALLVDGQGRIIAGRDSSLALTPFAELAPGFDPSSRQGEALIEGRQRLLHAESVPGTDWRLYLVLDLNDAASGARSVLTGMLVVAVLAASLGGLLLWAVLKPIFRRLDEVRSELEELASGDSDLTRRLPAGGHDEVARIARAFNAFIDRIHGLMIEVRGSSSRVAGAAVEMSSAGEELSRRSEQSAASLEQSAAAMEQLSSTLEQSADSAVRARRLADGAGEAAKRGTEEVARVVETMDDIGRAAAQISGIVEVIDGIAFQTNLLALNASVEAARAGEQGRGFSVVAEEVRRLAARSLEAAKDIRALITTSGERAASGAERVTHAREAIDAIVAQVVEVNGVVREISIALREQSNGVHEVNQAVTQLDGATQENARQVESSSHAAAQLRDEATRLAELVGGFRLDAGGAGVRAVLGSS